Proteins from a single region of Desulfolutivibrio sulfoxidireducens:
- a CDS encoding MFS transporter produces MTQDRSRKWAILFAVVATQFAVPFMLSAVGVCLPAIGREYAASAIALSLVESVFLCVNAMFLLPFGRAGDIFGRGGVFLLGLVLFALCTVALTLAPDMNSFLVIRAVQALGGAMTLATGLALLYDAFPIEERGRALGLSVAGIFLGISAGPFLGGIIASQFGWRWMFYAGMAPCAVAILVCLRNLDWRLSPKPGGRFDWWGAVTSAAGIGFLVFGSAHTEQVLGWLGLGCGAALLGVFLAIERRAQAPLVHLDLFFANRPFCLGVAALFIVSSAAFGVPFLLSLYLQYGRGMTPAEAGMILAIQPVVQCLVSPVSGRLADRAPVRVMAGIGALVTALGVCLAATLTGASGLGPVIAVLAVTGLGIGIFSTPSMIVVMSAVDQSRYGIASAITGQSRTLGMTACMATVTVVIAHFVGNRPLGPEVMDGYLLAMRALFVGFGLLGLLGAAASFLARRQDGQPAATAPATRP; encoded by the coding sequence ATGACTCAAGATCGTTCCAGAAAATGGGCCATCCTGTTCGCCGTGGTGGCCACCCAGTTCGCGGTGCCGTTCATGCTCTCGGCCGTGGGCGTGTGCCTGCCGGCCATCGGCAGGGAATACGCGGCATCGGCCATTGCCCTAAGCCTCGTGGAGTCCGTGTTCTTGTGCGTCAACGCCATGTTCCTTTTGCCCTTCGGCCGGGCCGGGGACATCTTCGGCCGGGGCGGGGTCTTCCTTCTGGGCCTGGTGCTCTTCGCCCTGTGTACCGTGGCCCTGACCCTGGCCCCGGACATGAACTCCTTTTTGGTCATCCGGGCCGTCCAGGCCCTGGGCGGGGCCATGACCCTGGCCACGGGCCTGGCCCTTTTGTATGACGCCTTCCCCATCGAGGAACGCGGCCGGGCCCTGGGCCTGAGCGTGGCCGGCATCTTCCTGGGCATCTCGGCCGGCCCGTTCCTGGGAGGAATCATCGCCTCCCAGTTCGGCTGGCGCTGGATGTTCTATGCCGGGATGGCCCCGTGCGCCGTGGCCATCCTGGTCTGCCTGCGCAATCTGGACTGGCGGCTTTCGCCCAAACCGGGGGGAAGGTTCGACTGGTGGGGGGCGGTCACCAGCGCCGCGGGGATCGGATTTCTGGTGTTCGGCAGCGCCCACACGGAGCAGGTCCTGGGCTGGCTCGGCCTGGGCTGCGGGGCGGCGCTGCTTGGCGTCTTTTTGGCCATCGAACGCCGGGCCCAGGCCCCCCTGGTCCATCTCGATCTGTTTTTCGCCAACAGGCCGTTTTGCCTGGGCGTGGCCGCGCTTTTCATCGTGTCCTCGGCCGCCTTCGGGGTCCCCTTCCTGCTCAGCCTCTATCTCCAGTACGGCCGGGGCATGACCCCGGCCGAGGCCGGCATGATCCTGGCCATCCAGCCGGTCGTCCAATGCCTGGTGTCGCCCGTAAGCGGCCGCCTGGCCGACAGGGCCCCGGTGCGCGTCATGGCCGGAATCGGGGCTCTGGTCACGGCCCTGGGGGTGTGCCTGGCGGCCACCCTGACCGGGGCGAGCGGGCTTGGGCCGGTGATCGCGGTCCTGGCCGTGACGGGCCTGGGCATCGGCATCTTTTCCACCCCGAGCATGATCGTGGTCATGTCCGCCGTGGACCAGTCGCGCTACGGCATCGCCTCGGCCATCACCGGCCAGTCGCGGACCCTGGGCATGACCGCCTGCATGGCCACCGTGACCGTGGTCATCGCCCATTTCGTGGGCAACCGGCCGCTTGGCCCCGAGGTCATGGACGGATACCTGCTGGCCATGCGCGCCCTTTTCGTCGGCTTCGGCCTTCTGGGACTTCTCGGGGCCGCGGCGTCCTTCTTGGCCAGGAGGCAAGACGGCCAGCCGGCGGCTACCGCTCCCGCCACACGGCCGTAA
- a CDS encoding FAD-binding oxidoreductase gives MSAATPYVPIDAALSAELGRRFGPAFSRRGADLDVAAKDASGLTRHPEAVLTPRGVEEIQAILRLARRHGFPVTPRGAGTGLAGGALAAHGGVVLDLSAMNRILAMDAANMVAVVEPGVVTMTIRDAARKAGLFYPPDPASLDKSTIGGNAATNAGGPACVKYGVTRDYVLGLEAVLPSGEVLAAGTATRKGVVGYDLTKLLVGSEGTLGVITKLILKLIPHPRATRTALALFPDPERAVAAVGAVMTSGITPSCVELMDHRCLALVAADLPFPPPGGRASLLLIETDGDEAAAASDMAHVVAVCRKMAAREVLPAGDEAARERLWLARRSISLRVHESAALYVSEDVAVPLARIPELLVAVEKLERDHGLAVYAFGHAGDGNIHLNLTADRIEADTAGRMAALVTRVLETVLDLGGTISGEHGLGLAKRRFAPMELSKESLALQRGIKGLFDPGLILNPGKIFP, from the coding sequence ATGTCCGCCGCCACCCCCTACGTCCCCATCGACGCGGCCCTTTCCGCCGAACTCGGCCGGCGCTTCGGCCCGGCCTTTTCCAGGCGCGGGGCGGACCTCGACGTGGCCGCGAAGGACGCCTCGGGGCTTACGCGCCATCCCGAGGCCGTCCTCACCCCCCGAGGCGTGGAGGAAATCCAGGCCATCCTGCGTCTGGCCCGCCGGCACGGCTTCCCGGTCACCCCGCGCGGGGCCGGCACGGGCCTGGCCGGCGGGGCCCTGGCCGCGCACGGCGGGGTGGTGCTCGACCTGTCGGCCATGAACCGCATCCTGGCCATGGACGCGGCCAACATGGTCGCTGTGGTCGAACCCGGGGTGGTGACCATGACCATCCGGGACGCGGCCCGCAAGGCGGGCCTGTTTTATCCCCCGGACCCGGCCAGCCTGGACAAAAGCACCATCGGCGGCAACGCGGCCACCAACGCCGGCGGCCCGGCCTGCGTCAAATACGGCGTGACCAGGGACTACGTCTTGGGGCTTGAGGCCGTCCTGCCCTCGGGCGAGGTGCTTGCCGCCGGAACGGCCACCCGCAAGGGCGTGGTGGGCTACGACCTGACCAAGCTTCTGGTGGGCAGCGAGGGCACGCTCGGGGTCATCACCAAACTCATCCTCAAGCTCATCCCCCATCCCCGGGCCACGCGCACGGCCCTAGCCCTTTTTCCAGACCCGGAGCGGGCCGTGGCCGCCGTGGGCGCGGTCATGACCTCGGGGATCACGCCCTCGTGCGTGGAGCTCATGGACCACCGCTGCCTGGCCCTGGTGGCTGCGGACCTGCCCTTCCCCCCGCCCGGCGGCCGGGCCTCCCTGCTTCTGATCGAAACCGACGGCGACGAGGCCGCCGCCGCGTCGGACATGGCCCATGTCGTGGCCGTGTGCCGGAAAATGGCCGCCAGGGAGGTCCTTCCGGCCGGGGACGAGGCCGCCAGGGAGCGCCTGTGGCTGGCGCGCCGGAGCATCTCGCTGCGGGTCCACGAGTCCGCCGCGCTCTACGTGTCCGAGGACGTGGCCGTGCCCCTGGCGCGCATCCCGGAACTGCTGGTCGCGGTGGAAAAACTGGAGCGCGACCACGGCCTTGCGGTCTATGCCTTCGGCCACGCCGGCGACGGCAACATCCACCTGAACCTGACCGCCGACCGGATCGAGGCGGACACGGCCGGACGCATGGCGGCCCTGGTCACGAGGGTGCTTGAGACCGTTTTGGACCTCGGCGGGACCATCTCCGGCGAGCATGGCCTGGGGCTGGCCAAGCGCCGCTTCGCGCCCATGGAGCTGTCGAAGGAAAGCCTGGCCCTGCAACGGGGCATCAAGGGGCTTTTCGACCCGGGACTGATCCTCAATCCCGGAAAAATCTTTCCCTGA
- a CDS encoding sulfite exporter TauE/SafE family protein produces the protein MGLGRNVFEFLKSASIAHAKWDMEVSMSIVRNRKKMLFLLILALPILAVSFVEAGDMIGGKTAYAPAFYTTTIFLVSIAVGLAAGLITGCIGAGGGFIITPALMAAGVKGILAVGTDLFHIFAKAIMGTAVHRKLGNVSVKLAIAFLVGSGGGTFIGGAINKGLYNKDPLLSELFISVIYAILLGFLGFYALFDFLKSSRAQTAQGGGGHDAHGGPSGTTGLAVKLQNMKIPPMITFDEDFVPGGKRISGWIVAGGGVVVGILAAIMGVGGGFVTFPMFVYIFGVSSMTTVGTDILQIIFTAGLGAIAQYAIYGFVFYTLAMGMLLGSLLGIQIGALTTKVVKGIHIRGFYAMSIIAGFINRAAVLPKKLVELEYIEMSKPMVNNIEFVGNIVFWIVVAIFGIWVIGKFVTNISTLRQEA, from the coding sequence ATGGGTTTGGGCAGAAATGTCTTTGAATTCCTCAAATCGGCGTCCATCGCGCACGCCAAGTGGGACATGGAAGTGTCCATGTCCATTGTGCGTAACCGAAAAAAAATGTTGTTCCTTCTGATCCTGGCCCTGCCGATTCTGGCGGTGTCCTTTGTCGAGGCCGGCGACATGATCGGCGGCAAGACGGCTTACGCCCCGGCCTTCTACACCACCACCATCTTTTTGGTGTCCATCGCGGTCGGCCTGGCGGCCGGGCTCATTACCGGATGCATCGGCGCGGGCGGCGGCTTCATCATCACCCCGGCGCTGATGGCCGCCGGCGTCAAGGGCATCCTGGCCGTCGGAACCGACTTGTTCCACATCTTCGCCAAGGCCATCATGGGCACGGCCGTGCACAGAAAGCTCGGCAACGTGTCGGTCAAGCTGGCCATCGCCTTCCTGGTCGGCTCGGGTGGGGGCACGTTCATCGGCGGAGCCATCAACAAGGGCCTGTACAATAAGGACCCGCTTCTGTCCGAGCTGTTCATCAGCGTGATTTATGCCATTTTGTTAGGCTTTCTTGGTTTTTACGCCCTGTTCGACTTCCTGAAGTCCAGCCGGGCGCAGACGGCCCAGGGCGGCGGCGGGCATGACGCCCACGGCGGCCCAAGCGGGACCACCGGGCTGGCCGTGAAGCTGCAGAACATGAAGATTCCGCCTATGATCACCTTCGACGAGGACTTCGTCCCCGGCGGCAAGCGCATCTCCGGCTGGATCGTGGCCGGCGGCGGCGTGGTGGTGGGCATCCTGGCGGCGATCATGGGCGTGGGCGGCGGTTTCGTGACCTTCCCCATGTTCGTGTACATCTTCGGCGTGTCCTCCATGACCACCGTGGGCACGGACATCCTCCAGATCATCTTCACCGCCGGGCTTGGGGCCATCGCCCAGTACGCCATCTACGGCTTCGTGTTCTACACCCTGGCCATGGGCATGCTGCTCGGGTCACTTTTGGGCATCCAGATCGGGGCCCTGACCACCAAGGTGGTCAAGGGCATCCACATCCGGGGATTTTACGCCATGTCCATCATCGCCGGCTTCATCAACCGGGCCGCCGTGCTGCCCAAGAAGCTGGTCGAACTGGAATACATCGAGATGTCCAAGCCCATGGTCAACAATATCGAGTTCGTGGGCAACATCGTGTTCTGGATCGTGGTGGCCATCTTCGGCATCTGGGTCATCGGCAAGTTCGTCACCAACATCTCCACGCTCAGACAGGAGGCCTAG
- a CDS encoding response regulator, with amino-acid sequence MDRARHTILVTERNANIRELLRRELDRAGYGVVTAADAPEALEVLRAEPSVDLVVLDEDLPDAKGDGLVEDLLGGTGGPPVILHAFSQGEGAQRAAGRVAAVVEKGGDLERLTAAVARVFADKIRTVPGPRNTRGSDSGG; translated from the coding sequence GTGGACCGAGCCCGCCATACCATCCTCGTCACCGAGCGCAACGCGAACATCCGTGAGCTTCTGCGCCGTGAACTGGATAGGGCGGGGTATGGCGTGGTCACGGCCGCCGACGCCCCGGAGGCCCTGGAAGTCCTTCGCGCCGAGCCGTCCGTGGACCTGGTCGTTCTCGACGAGGATCTGCCCGACGCCAAGGGGGATGGGCTCGTGGAGGACCTTCTGGGCGGCACGGGCGGGCCGCCCGTGATCCTGCATGCCTTCTCCCAGGGGGAGGGCGCGCAACGGGCGGCGGGCCGGGTGGCCGCCGTGGTGGAGAAGGGGGGGGATCTGGAACGTCTTACGGCCGCCGTGGCCAGGGTTTTTGCGGACAAAATCAGAACCGTTCCGGGACCCCGGAACACGCGGGGAAGCGACTCCGGCGGGTAG
- a CDS encoding response regulator, protein MRVLVVEDDFTSRKVLQKILSPFGEVDIAVNGLEAVEAFESALGDKRPYDLICMDIMMPEMDGQEALKKIRAVEKSQNIRPSDEVKVIMTTALDDPKNVVEAYYKGGATSYVPKPIDKHMLLHLLKNLSLIQ, encoded by the coding sequence ATGCGAGTCCTGGTCGTGGAAGATGATTTCACCAGCCGCAAGGTGCTGCAAAAGATCCTGTCGCCCTTTGGCGAGGTGGACATCGCGGTCAACGGCCTGGAGGCCGTGGAGGCCTTCGAATCGGCGCTTGGCGACAAGCGGCCCTACGATCTGATCTGCATGGACATCATGATGCCGGAGATGGACGGCCAGGAGGCCCTGAAAAAGATCCGGGCCGTGGAAAAATCCCAAAACATCCGGCCCTCGGACGAGGTCAAGGTGATCATGACCACGGCCCTGGACGATCCCAAAAACGTGGTGGAGGCCTATTACAAGGGCGGCGCCACCTCCTACGTCCCCAAGCCCATCGACAAGCACATGCTGCTGCATCTTTTGAAAAACCTGAGCCTGATCCAGTAG
- a CDS encoding amino acid ABC transporter permease, translating into MDGMLTALYASWEALPYILGGIWWTLGLIVGAMAVGLAMGVPLAVGQVYGARPIRRLVSLYVWLFRGVPILVQLYLFYFGILAYLSRIPALAFLHLDSAFAAAVLVLGLTSAAYQSQIFRGAIQSLPEGQLKAARALGMSDVTAIATIILPQALRLSIPAWSNEYSILLKDSALAFVIGVLEVMSRTRSVAATTHEPLPLSLLAGVIFFLLTWAGLKALKILEAKVRMAGYSHQGSL; encoded by the coding sequence ATGGACGGCATGCTGACGGCCCTTTACGCCTCGTGGGAGGCCCTGCCCTACATCCTGGGCGGCATCTGGTGGACGCTGGGGCTCATCGTCGGGGCCATGGCCGTGGGCCTGGCCATGGGCGTGCCCCTGGCCGTGGGACAGGTCTACGGGGCGCGGCCGATCCGGCGCCTGGTCTCGCTCTACGTCTGGCTTTTTCGCGGCGTGCCCATCCTGGTGCAGCTCTACCTTTTTTATTTCGGCATCCTGGCCTATTTAAGCCGCATTCCGGCCCTGGCCTTCCTGCACCTGGACAGCGCCTTCGCCGCCGCGGTCCTGGTCCTTGGCCTGACCAGCGCGGCCTACCAGTCGCAAATCTTTCGCGGGGCCATCCAGAGCCTGCCCGAGGGCCAGCTCAAGGCCGCCCGGGCCCTGGGCATGAGCGACGTTACGGCCATCGCCACCATCATCCTGCCCCAGGCCCTGCGCCTGTCCATTCCCGCCTGGTCCAACGAATATTCCATCCTGCTCAAGGACTCGGCCCTGGCCTTCGTCATCGGCGTTCTGGAGGTCATGTCCCGGACCCGGTCCGTGGCCGCCACCACCCACGAGCCCCTGCCCCTGTCGCTTCTGGCCGGAGTGATCTTCTTCCTCCTGACCTGGGCGGGCCTGAAAGCCCTCAAGATTCTCGAGGCCAAGGTGCGCATGGCAGGCTATTCGCACCAGGGATCGTTGTGA
- a CDS encoding ABC transporter substrate-binding protein: MFKLLRVVTLLAVAIAFAFAGAAWAEEKTYINGIDFGFPPFGFVDKDGKPAGFDVESLDWIAKKMGFKVKHQPMDWDGIIPALTAKKIDIIASGMSATAERAKIVSFTIPYYEVTQVLLVKNDCATPLADMLKSGKKIGVQRGTVTNKLLEELSKKEGYTFELVLYDSTDLSMEDLKVGRIDGSGMDSSIAKELMKGQPYKVAGTFDVPSEKYGYAIRKEDKEFLDTVNKGLEQLMKDPYWQELKKKYDI; encoded by the coding sequence ATGTTCAAGCTGCTACGCGTCGTCACCCTTCTGGCTGTGGCCATTGCCTTCGCCTTTGCCGGCGCGGCATGGGCCGAGGAAAAAACCTACATCAACGGCATCGATTTCGGCTTTCCGCCGTTCGGCTTCGTGGACAAGGACGGCAAACCCGCCGGGTTCGACGTGGAATCCCTGGACTGGATCGCCAAAAAGATGGGCTTCAAAGTCAAACACCAGCCCATGGACTGGGACGGCATCATCCCGGCCCTGACCGCGAAAAAGATCGACATCATCGCCTCGGGCATGAGCGCCACGGCGGAGCGGGCCAAGATCGTCAGCTTCACCATCCCCTACTACGAGGTCACCCAGGTCCTTCTGGTCAAGAACGACTGCGCCACGCCCTTGGCCGACATGCTCAAATCCGGCAAAAAAATCGGCGTGCAGCGCGGCACCGTGACCAACAAGCTGCTTGAGGAGCTGTCCAAGAAGGAGGGCTACACCTTCGAACTGGTGCTCTACGACTCCACGGACCTGTCCATGGAAGACCTCAAGGTCGGCCGCATCGACGGTTCGGGCATGGATTCCTCCATCGCCAAGGAGCTTATGAAGGGCCAGCCCTACAAGGTGGCCGGGACCTTCGACGTGCCCTCCGAAAAGTACGGCTACGCCATCCGCAAGGAAGACAAGGAGTTCCTGGACACCGTCAACAAGGGCCTGGAACAACTCATGAAGGACCCCTACTGGCAGGAACTGAAGAAGAAGTACGACATCTAG
- a CDS encoding amino acid ABC transporter permease, with translation MNEALAFAFERVIPGLNAGLWATIKIIVPSALLGVLIGVSAGTLRVYGGTWPRRVTDWYVALFRGTPLVVQLYFWYFALPYVTIAGTALVLTPVQAAIIGFALCSGAYQSEYIRGGLLSIKRGQLMAAQALGIGPVQCVASIVLPQAFRRALPGCGNEIIYLIKYSSLASIITVNELTGVGRGIAKATFQNTEVYVIVGLYYLALVTLAGFALRLIEDRLSIPGFEVKRS, from the coding sequence GTGAACGAGGCCCTGGCCTTCGCCTTCGAGCGGGTCATCCCGGGACTGAACGCGGGGCTTTGGGCCACGATCAAGATCATCGTGCCCTCGGCCCTGCTCGGGGTCCTGATCGGGGTCTCGGCCGGGACCCTGCGGGTCTACGGCGGCACGTGGCCACGCCGGGTGACGGACTGGTACGTGGCCCTTTTCCGGGGCACGCCGCTGGTGGTGCAGCTCTATTTCTGGTATTTCGCCCTGCCCTACGTCACAATCGCCGGGACGGCCCTGGTGCTCACCCCGGTTCAGGCCGCGATCATCGGATTCGCCCTGTGCAGCGGGGCCTACCAGTCCGAATACATCCGGGGGGGGCTGCTCTCCATCAAGCGCGGCCAGCTTATGGCCGCCCAGGCCCTGGGAATCGGCCCGGTGCAATGCGTGGCGTCCATCGTCCTGCCCCAGGCCTTCCGCCGGGCCCTTCCAGGCTGCGGCAACGAGATCATCTACCTGATCAAGTATTCGTCCCTGGCCTCCATCATCACCGTCAACGAACTGACCGGGGTGGGCCGGGGCATCGCCAAGGCCACCTTCCAGAACACCGAGGTGTACGTGATCGTGGGCCTGTACTATCTGGCCCTGGTCACCCTGGCCGGCTTCGCGCTGCGCCTGATCGAGGATCGCCTGTCCATCCCGGGTTTCGAGGTCAAACGATCCTGA
- the ilvB gene encoding biosynthetic-type acetolactate synthase large subunit gives MPIINGAEIITTLLERQGVTIVPGIPGGANLPLYDALAKSALRHVLCRHEQGAAFVAQGLARVTGVPGVCLATSGPGATNLVTGIADASMDSIPLVCLTGQVPRAMIGTDAFQEVDMAGVCAPVCKKAWRVESAAELLTVIPEAFSLAASGRPGPVVVDVPRDVQTEIVNVKKWPEPGRPDKAPEACPGDIEKAARIINRAKRPILYIGGGAARSGACGHLLRIMEKAGIPAVQSLMGLGTVPANHPLCLGMLGMHASPWANLALHECDALIAVGARFDDRATGKVAAFCPDASVVHIDIDPGQIHKIKTAHVGINADAASALSDLEPFLEKKTRVSWMARICALRRLHAAPEARPGSPRSIIRTAAALAGEDAIIVTDVGQNQMWTARHYPFTRPGRFLTSGGLGTMGFGLPTAIGAALAEPKTPVTLFCGDGGLLMNIQEMATAAESRANVTVILFDNAGLGLVRQQQDLFMGGRRFATDYRAKVDFPAVARGFGWRVFDLQKGGDPAEVLARAMGLRGPCLVRVPVDASAAVYPMVPPGEANTRMIGATLPVPEMRRAAAAAV, from the coding sequence ATGCCCATCATCAACGGAGCCGAGATCATCACCACACTGCTGGAACGCCAGGGCGTGACCATCGTCCCGGGCATCCCCGGCGGGGCCAACCTGCCGCTCTACGACGCCCTGGCCAAAAGCGCCCTGCGTCACGTCCTGTGCCGCCACGAACAGGGCGCGGCCTTCGTGGCCCAGGGACTGGCCCGGGTCACCGGGGTCCCCGGGGTGTGCCTGGCCACCTCCGGCCCCGGGGCCACCAACCTGGTCACGGGCATCGCCGACGCCTCCATGGACTCCATCCCCCTGGTGTGCCTCACCGGCCAGGTGCCCCGGGCCATGATCGGCACCGACGCCTTCCAGGAGGTGGACATGGCCGGGGTGTGCGCCCCGGTGTGCAAAAAGGCCTGGCGCGTCGAAAGCGCGGCCGAGCTTCTGACGGTCATCCCCGAGGCCTTCTCCCTGGCGGCATCCGGCCGGCCGGGGCCAGTGGTGGTGGACGTGCCCAGGGACGTGCAGACCGAGATCGTGAACGTGAAAAAATGGCCCGAGCCCGGCCGCCCGGACAAGGCCCCCGAGGCCTGTCCCGGGGACATCGAAAAGGCCGCCCGGATCATCAACCGGGCCAAACGGCCCATCCTGTACATCGGCGGCGGCGCGGCCCGCTCCGGGGCCTGCGGCCACCTGTTGCGGATCATGGAAAAGGCCGGCATCCCGGCCGTGCAAAGCCTCATGGGGCTGGGAACCGTCCCAGCGAACCATCCCCTGTGCCTGGGCATGCTCGGCATGCACGCCTCGCCCTGGGCCAACCTGGCCCTGCACGAATGCGACGCGCTTATCGCCGTGGGGGCGCGCTTCGACGACCGGGCCACGGGCAAGGTGGCGGCCTTCTGCCCGGACGCCTCGGTGGTGCACATCGACATCGACCCCGGGCAGATTCACAAGATAAAAACCGCCCACGTGGGCATCAATGCCGACGCGGCCTCGGCTCTTTCCGACCTGGAACCCTTTCTTGAGAAAAAGACCCGCGTGTCCTGGATGGCCCGCATCTGCGCCCTGCGGCGGCTGCATGCCGCCCCCGAGGCCCGCCCGGGCTCGCCGCGAAGCATCATCCGCACGGCGGCGGCCCTGGCCGGGGAGGATGCCATCATCGTCACCGACGTGGGCCAGAACCAGATGTGGACCGCGCGCCATTATCCCTTCACCCGGCCGGGCCGCTTTTTGACCTCGGGGGGCCTGGGGACCATGGGCTTCGGGCTGCCCACGGCCATCGGGGCCGCGTTGGCCGAGCCGAAAACCCCGGTGACGCTTTTTTGCGGGGACGGCGGCCTGCTCATGAACATCCAGGAGATGGCCACGGCCGCCGAGTCCCGGGCCAACGTCACGGTGATCCTCTTCGACAACGCCGGGCTTGGGCTGGTGCGCCAACAACAGGATCTGTTCATGGGCGGCCGGCGCTTCGCCACGGACTACCGCGCCAAAGTGGATTTCCCGGCTGTGGCCCGGGGCTTTGGCTGGCGGGTGTTCGATCTGCAAAAAGGCGGCGATCCGGCCGAGGTCCTGGCCCGGGCCATGGGCCTGCGTGGCCCCTGCCTGGTGCGGGTGCCTGTGGACGCCTCGGCCGCTGTCTATCCCATGGTGCCCCCGGGCGAGGCCAACACCCGCATGATCGGCGCGACCCTGCCCGTCCCGGAGATGCGGCGGGCGGCGGCGGCCGCGGTGTAA
- a CDS encoding MarR family winged helix-turn-helix transcriptional regulator: protein MHPDISHCRHKAPGHHLAVLHRLSAAFLAPRMRALGLRRGWIGVLIEVLDRPGQAQDALCRSLRVDPAATARSLFELEERGYVSRCEDARDRRQKLVFPTPKSQALAGELFAVLKDHNEALFSGFDPERREKALDILKAMAANLENAVRGDRL, encoded by the coding sequence ATGCACCCCGACATCTCCCACTGCCGCCACAAGGCCCCGGGCCACCATCTGGCCGTGCTGCACCGGCTTTCCGCCGCGTTCCTGGCCCCGCGCATGCGCGCCCTCGGACTCAGGCGCGGCTGGATCGGGGTTCTGATCGAGGTGCTCGACCGGCCGGGGCAGGCCCAGGACGCCCTGTGCCGCAGCCTCAGGGTGGATCCGGCGGCCACGGCCCGCAGCCTGTTCGAATTGGAGGAGCGGGGCTACGTCAGCCGGTGCGAGGACGCCCGGGACCGCCGCCAGAAGCTCGTCTTCCCGACCCCGAAGTCCCAGGCCCTGGCCGGCGAACTCTTCGCCGTGCTCAAGGACCACAACGAGGCGCTGTTTTCGGGTTTCGACCCCGAGCGCCGTGAAAAGGCCCTGGACATCCTCAAGGCCATGGCCGCCAACCTCGAAAACGCCGTGCGCGGAGACCGCTTATGA
- a CDS encoding amino acid ABC transporter ATP-binding protein: MRSESVILRVQDVVKHLGGQRILDGVSLTMKKGRLKVLIGPSGAGKSTFLQCINFLLPPDEGRVFLEDREINGKSRKDLIWLRQRVGMIFQDFNLFDHLTAMHNVRVALIKVKKMDKRAATNRAMEELARVGLADKAGLYPAQLSGGQKQRVSVARALAMDPAVMLLDEPTSALDPELIGEVLAVIRDLADAGMTMIMATHQIGFSASLADEFLFMERGRIIERGAPAELLARGSCSRTMAFCAKLNELTGEMGG, encoded by the coding sequence ATGCGAAGCGAATCCGTGATTTTACGCGTACAGGACGTGGTCAAGCACCTGGGGGGACAACGCATCCTGGACGGGGTGTCGCTGACCATGAAAAAGGGCCGCCTGAAGGTCTTGATCGGCCCTTCGGGCGCGGGAAAGTCCACGTTTCTGCAGTGTATCAACTTCCTTCTGCCCCCGGACGAGGGCCGGGTGTTCCTGGAAGACCGGGAGATCAACGGGAAGAGCAGGAAGGACCTGATCTGGCTCAGGCAGCGGGTGGGCATGATCTTTCAGGATTTCAACCTGTTCGACCATCTCACGGCCATGCACAACGTGCGCGTGGCCCTGATCAAGGTCAAAAAGATGGACAAGCGCGCGGCAACCAACCGGGCCATGGAGGAGTTGGCCCGGGTGGGACTGGCGGACAAGGCCGGCCTGTATCCGGCCCAGCTCTCGGGCGGCCAGAAGCAGCGCGTGTCCGTGGCCCGGGCCCTGGCCATGGACCCGGCGGTGATGCTTCTGGACGAGCCCACGAGCGCCCTTGATCCGGAACTTATCGGCGAGGTCCTGGCGGTCATCCGGGATCTGGCCGACGCGGGCATGACCATGATCATGGCCACCCACCAGATCGGCTTTTCGGCATCCCTGGCCGACGAATTCCTGTTCATGGAACGGGGCCGGATCATCGAGCGCGGCGCGCCGGCCGAGCTTCTGGCCCGGGGATCGTGTTCGCGGACCATGGCCTTTTGCGCCAAATTGAACGAACTGACCGGGGAGATGGGCGGGTGA